From a single Cyclobacterium marinum DSM 745 genomic region:
- a CDS encoding PorP/SprF family type IX secretion system membrane protein has translation MFQAQINTVFLTLVLMAFGFNAYSQDPQYSQYYAAPLYLNPAFAGAELATRVGVNYRNQWPGMDANFSTFSAYGDAFLEEYNVGVGFLVTNDTEGVSGLQSTTISGILSYELKLGDNLYFKPGFQASYIRRDIGFYENLVFANQINPSDPFGPILPGNDIIGLGDPVGLFSASFGGLLFTDNFWFGLSTHHVNRPNQSFLDENISRLPIKYSIHTGYRISLGRGAPRNDFTHTYRERYFTPTINYKRQGPFEQLDLGGYLYLEPVVLGLWYRGLPYKPVEKQSNRDAIVLMLGFNLPSGLNMGYSFDYTVSKLGIQSGGAHEVSLSYIFPPKNPGAPRKRDTILPCPKF, from the coding sequence TTGTTTCAGGCACAAATAAATACAGTTTTTTTAACTCTTGTCCTAATGGCCTTTGGATTTAACGCCTATAGCCAAGACCCGCAATACAGCCAGTACTATGCTGCTCCGCTTTATTTAAACCCTGCCTTTGCAGGAGCTGAGTTAGCCACGCGAGTAGGGGTAAATTACCGTAACCAATGGCCGGGAATGGATGCTAACTTTTCTACTTTTTCCGCCTATGGGGATGCTTTTCTGGAAGAGTACAATGTAGGCGTAGGATTTTTGGTTACCAATGATACCGAAGGCGTTTCCGGCTTGCAATCCACAACTATTTCCGGGATTTTATCCTATGAACTCAAACTAGGAGATAACCTATACTTTAAACCGGGATTTCAGGCAAGTTATATCCGCAGGGACATTGGTTTTTATGAAAACTTGGTCTTTGCCAATCAAATAAATCCTTCGGACCCTTTTGGGCCAATTTTACCAGGAAATGACATTATTGGTTTGGGAGACCCTGTTGGTTTATTTTCCGCATCCTTTGGTGGCTTGCTCTTTACTGACAATTTTTGGTTTGGACTTTCCACCCATCATGTCAATCGCCCCAATCAAAGTTTTTTGGACGAAAACATTAGCCGGCTTCCTATCAAGTATTCCATCCATACCGGGTACAGGATATCTTTGGGCAGAGGTGCACCACGCAACGATTTTACCCATACTTATAGGGAAAGGTATTTTACTCCCACCATTAATTACAAGCGCCAAGGTCCTTTTGAGCAATTAGACCTAGGTGGTTATCTTTATTTAGAACCGGTTGTGCTAGGATTATGGTACAGAGGACTTCCTTACAAGCCTGTAGAAAAGCAGAGCAATAGAGATGCGATCGTCTTGATGCTTGGTTTTAATTTACCCTCAGGGCTAAACATGGGATACAGTTTTGATTACACAGTTTCCAAATTAGGTATTCAATCCGGTGGAGCACATGAAGTGAGCCTTTCTTATATCTTTCCACCAAAAAACCCCGGTGCTCCCAGAAAAAGGGATACGATACTGCCATGTCCGAAATTTTAA